A stretch of the Capsicum annuum cultivar UCD-10X-F1 chromosome 10, UCD10Xv1.1, whole genome shotgun sequence genome encodes the following:
- the LOC107857556 gene encoding UDP-glucuronate 4-epimerase 3: MKHIDNIPSTPGKLKEKSPYNRLRLYFSVAKLTFWSFVFLGLIFVCFFRSPSSSSPAGSDLSRRSLRTSSYDGPAWEKRIKSSAKVRSRNGISVLVTGAAGFVGTHVSAALKRRGDGVVGLDNFNDYYDPSLKRARQSLLEHAGVYIVEGDINDVTFLKKLFDVAQFSHVMHLAAQAGVRYAMENPSSYVHSNIAGLVNLLEVCKNANPQPAIVWASSSSVYGMNIKVPFSEMDRTDQPASLYAATKKAGEEIAHTYNHIYGLSLTGLRFFTVYGPWGRPDMAYFFFTRDILKGQSISIFEAANHGTVARDFTYIDDIVKGCLGALDTAEESTGSGGKKKGPAQLRMFNLGNTSPVPVSDLVSILERLLKVKAKRSVMKLPRNGDVPFTHANISFAQRELGYKPTTDLQTGLKKFVRWYISYYGDGKKSA, translated from the coding sequence ATGAAGCACATTGACAATATTCCATCAACCCCAGGAAAGTTAAAGGAAAAATCCCCTTACAATAGGCTCAGGCTATATTTTTCTGTAGCCAAGCTCACATTTTGGTCATTTGTCTTCTTGGGCTTGATCTTTGTATGCTTTTTCAGATCACCATCCTCGTCGTCCCCTGCCGGTTCAGATCTCTCGAGACGATCTCTTAGAACCAGCTCGTATGATGGCCCAGCTTGGGAAAAAAGGATTAAGTCCTCAGCAAAAGTCAGGTCAAGAAATGGTATTTCTGTTTTGGTGACTGGTGCTGCTGGCTTTGTAGGAACACATGTCTCAGCTGCGTTAAAACGTCGTGGTGATGGCGTAGTGGGGTTGGATAATTTCAATGACTATTACGATCCGTCTCTAAAAAGAGCTCGGCAATCTCTATTAGAGCATGCAGGGGTTTACATTGTAGAAGGTGACATCAATGATGTCACCttcttgaagaaattatttgACGTTGCTCAATTTAGTCATGTGATGCATTTGGCTGCACAAGCGGGTGTAAGGTATGCCATGGAAAATCCTAGCTCATATGTGCATAGTAACATTGCTGGCTTGGTTAATCTCCTTGAGGTTTGCAAAAATGCTAATCCTCAACCTGCTATTGTGTGGGCATCATCAAGTTCTGTTTATGGAATGAATATTAAAGTACCCTTTTCGGAGATGGATAGAACAGACCAGCCTGCTAGTCTATATGCTGCAACTAAAAAAGCTGGTGAGGAAATTGCTCATACCTATAATCATATATATGGGCTTTCACTAACTGGATTGAGATTTTTCACGGTTTATGGACCATGGGGTCGGCCAGATATGGCTTACTTCTTTTTCACAAGGGATATTTTGAAGGGACAGTCAATATCCATCTTTGAGGCAGCTAATCATGGCACTGTTGCTAGGGACTTTACCTACATTGATGACATAGTAAAGGGTTGTTTGGGAGCATTGGACACGGCTGAAGAAAGCACCGGAAGTGGTGGGAAAAAGAAAGGCCCTGCTCAATTGCGGATGTTCAATTTGGGCAACACTTCTCCTGTGCCTGTTTCTGATCTTGTCAGCATTTTGGAAAGATTGCTAAAGGTAAAGGCTAAAAGATCAGTGATGAAGTTGCCAAGGAATGGTGATGTGCCGTTTACTCATGCAAACATAAGCTTTGCCCAAAGGGAACTTGGATATAAGCCTACAACAGATCTGCAGACAGGACTGAAGAAATTTGTTCGATGGTACATCAGTTACTATGGTGATGGAAAGAAGAGTGCCTAG